The following proteins are co-located in the Paraphotobacterium marinum genome:
- a CDS encoding cold-shock protein codes for MSKEIGTVKWFNASKGFGFITQNENQPDIFVHFRAIQKEGFKSLNEGDKVSFKIENGEKGLQATEVECV; via the coding sequence ATGTCAAAGGAAATAGGAACTGTTAAATGGTTTAATGCAAGTAAAGGATTTGGCTTTATTACTCAGAATGAAAATCAGCCAGATATCTTTGTTCATTTTCGTGCAATTCAAAAAGAGGGATTCAAATCTTTAAATGAAGGGGATAAAGTATCTTTTAAAATTGAAAATGGTGAGAAAGGGTTGCAAGCAACGGAAGTTGAGTGTGTTTAA
- a CDS encoding surface lipoprotein assembly modifier yields MKNIKMESNLNKLSKLASALLIFSVSGNVLAQQASTGKLAAEPGFAGAAIAAIGFNHTDDQFSTDDDNKMWDGQNNKGNSHTEFNLLPLVNLTYTFNSLQDQIFFGVTRENYYLGRIAAPELGYRHIFDNKTVAQISVFDSFSIYKTWKNPFLTGQDRSKTDDTYKGITGKLDNIYNSGIGITFIAGKRDVDKEQSPNPSIMSRDSNFYYTELSYLTKLNEDLTFRVGGNYTKNNADGSARSFNRYALNATLGTNFASGTIASTIMYASTNYDDKIDVVNLPNKKEKDNTYGINLNYTYPNLFGVKKLFGSVNLDYKYNSSNIDFYEYSSLGGFFGIGYSF; encoded by the coding sequence ATGAAAAATATAAAAATGGAATCTAACCTAAATAAATTATCTAAATTAGCTTCTGCCCTTCTAATCTTTAGTGTTTCAGGGAACGTGTTAGCTCAGCAAGCATCAACAGGAAAACTTGCTGCCGAACCAGGTTTTGCGGGAGCCGCAATTGCAGCAATTGGATTTAACCACACCGATGATCAGTTTAGTACTGATGATGATAACAAAATGTGGGATGGCCAGAATAACAAGGGAAATTCTCACACTGAATTTAATTTATTACCGCTTGTTAACTTAACGTATACTTTTAATTCTTTACAAGATCAGATTTTTTTTGGTGTAACGAGAGAAAATTATTATTTGGGTCGAATAGCTGCTCCTGAACTTGGATATAGGCACATTTTTGATAATAAAACAGTTGCTCAAATCAGCGTATTTGATTCGTTTAGTATTTACAAAACATGGAAAAATCCATTTCTTACAGGCCAAGATAGAAGTAAAACAGATGATACTTACAAAGGCATTACTGGAAAATTAGATAATATTTATAATTCAGGTATTGGTATAACCTTCATTGCGGGTAAAAGAGATGTAGATAAAGAACAATCACCAAATCCATCCATAATGTCAAGAGATTCGAACTTTTATTACACCGAACTATCGTACCTTACAAAACTAAACGAAGATTTAACCTTCAGAGTTGGTGGGAATTATACAAAAAATAATGCTGATGGCAGTGCTAGAAGTTTCAACAGATATGCCCTGAATGCCACACTTGGAACAAACTTTGCTTCAGGTACTATTGCATCAACAATTATGTATGCTTCAACAAATTATGATGACAAAATTGATGTGGTTAACTTACCTAACAAAAAAGAAAAAGATAATACATATGGCATAAACTTAAACTATACATATCCAAATCTTTTTGGCGTAAAAAAATTGTTTGGTTCAGTTAATTTAGATTATAAGTACAATAGTTCAAATATAGATTTTTATGAATATTCATCTCTAGGCGGATTTTTCGGAATCGGTTATAGTTTTTAG
- a CDS encoding 3'-5' exonuclease, with translation MLNFEKDFAPCDIYHLSHTFRFGHSLALASSHLISKNKERFHDFLTVSHSNVDNTDIKVMESNRQVGDIIQSIHDYLCAGGKASDIAILVRRWSQTLLFELAFLTKNIDYVIPIPSILVHSKEVKLIIYLMLIVTGKFDSLDLRYKANIAFLIFTFPHCYIVTGTLVEICEYLSKLSIDQWIGSVETLKQKYPNAQLDVLKKE, from the coding sequence ATGTTAAATTTTGAAAAAGATTTTGCCCCATGCGATATTTATCACCTATCTCATACTTTTCGCTTTGGACATAGCTTAGCTTTAGCTTCAAGTCATTTGATATCAAAAAACAAAGAAAGGTTTCATGATTTCTTAACCGTATCTCATTCAAATGTCGACAATACGGATATCAAAGTTATGGAAAGTAATCGTCAAGTTGGGGATATCATTCAATCTATTCATGATTATCTTTGCGCTGGTGGGAAGGCAAGTGATATTGCAATCTTAGTAAGAAGGTGGTCACAAACCTTATTATTTGAATTAGCCTTTTTAACAAAAAATATTGATTATGTTATTCCGATTCCATCAATTTTGGTCCATAGTAAAGAAGTTAAGCTTATCATCTACTTGATGTTAATTGTTACTGGTAAATTTGATTCGTTGGACTTACGTTATAAGGCAAATATTGCCTTTTTGATTTTTACGTTTCCACATTGCTATATTGTGACTGGAACTTTAGTTGAAATTTGCGAATATCTTTCGAAATTATCGATAGATCAATGGATAGGAAGTGTTGAAACATTAAAACAAAAATATCCAAATGCGCAACTAGATGTTTTGAAAAAAGAATAG
- a CDS encoding 3'-5' exonuclease, producing the protein MTLKTKKNQKATQIFKEYREQSRLDKWIWKTQTTLSDIEETIERLNSVDKILESLDYSCEQALNYFEYYTKRSFDRSQKHKDTDQVKLTTIFRAKGCEFEHVYLPYWEKGEFPYTNRLATGMNSEIEDERRLAYVALTRAKQSAKIFYSKNKDASEKVSRASQFIFETDHLYSQNLGLLLYGSDDEFNKGSELSEQYILKAGKSVVDFKPYISSDVKEFNYDWAIQQKVKTEQRVLLNELITTKTIKYLDKELKILTQKLQKEPNDNKLSNRLIMIAHAKYFKLVNN; encoded by the coding sequence TTGACTCTCAAGACAAAAAAAAATCAAAAAGCAACTCAAATTTTTAAAGAGTATAGAGAGCAATCAAGACTTGACAAATGGATATGGAAAACACAAACAACTTTAAGTGATATTGAAGAAACTATTGAACGTCTCAACTCTGTTGATAAGATCCTTGAGTCATTGGATTATTCTTGCGAACAAGCTTTGAATTATTTTGAATATTATACTAAACGCTCCTTTGATCGCTCTCAAAAACATAAAGATACAGATCAAGTTAAATTAACAACGATCTTCAGAGCTAAGGGGTGTGAATTTGAACATGTTTATTTGCCTTATTGGGAAAAAGGAGAATTTCCTTATACGAATCGACTAGCAACAGGCATGAACTCTGAAATAGAAGATGAAAGACGCCTGGCATATGTGGCTTTGACTAGAGCAAAGCAATCCGCAAAGATTTTCTATTCTAAAAATAAAGATGCATCTGAGAAAGTTAGTCGAGCTAGTCAGTTTATTTTTGAAACAGATCATTTATATTCTCAAAATCTAGGCCTATTACTTTATGGTAGTGATGATGAGTTTAATAAAGGATCTGAACTATCTGAGCAGTATATTTTGAAAGCGGGTAAAAGTGTAGTTGATTTTAAACCATATATTTCATCTGATGTAAAAGAGTTTAATTATGATTGGGCAATTCAACAGAAAGTTAAAACTGAACAAAGAGTTTTACTTAATGAATTAATTACGACGAAAACCATAAAATATTTAGATAAAGAACTTAAAATTTTAACCCAAAAACTTCAAAAAGAACCTAATGACAATAAACTAAGTAATCGTCTCATCATGATTGCTCATGCAAAATACTTCAAATTAGTTAACAACTAG
- a CDS encoding DUF1496 domain-containing protein — translation MTKYYVIVILFLSTFSYGNLRDRVDIDAGDVISSSKLCYFENKKYSFGSIIEINNIKFQCDKRNSFETNGELSWIKLN, via the coding sequence ATGACTAAATATTATGTTATTGTAATTTTATTTCTATCTACTTTTTCTTATGGTAACTTACGAGATCGGGTTGATATCGATGCTGGAGATGTTATTTCTTCAAGTAAGCTTTGTTATTTCGAAAATAAAAAGTATTCATTTGGATCCATCATAGAAATTAATAATATCAAATTTCAATGTGATAAAAGAAATTCTTTTGAAACAAATGGTGAGCTAAGTTGGATCAAATTAAACTAG
- a CDS encoding DUF899 family protein — protein MDKKRKELLGKEKQLTKLKDELTLERKNLPWYQMKEDYLFEDEHGKVKFRDLFNNCRQLIMYHLRYHFSWKYPSKECAFFAEHFNGVSNHLRSRDTSFVAVSNVDINKITAFSRRMSWNFKWVSSLGSDFNYDLNLSRSEKMGFDPISYNFDNNLCYGDEVFGISIYFMDEKSNIFCTYATFARGVEVVNTTYNLLDLTPLGRDEEQLAYPLAWLNFKDLYSFCKKNVK, from the coding sequence GTGGATAAAAAAAGGAAAGAGTTGTTAGGTAAGGAAAAACAATTAACTAAATTAAAGGATGAATTAACCTTAGAAAGAAAAAATTTACCATGGTATCAGATGAAAGAAGATTATTTGTTTGAAGACGAGCATGGTAAAGTTAAGTTTAGGGACTTATTTAATAATTGTAGACAACTCATCATGTATCATTTGAGATATCATTTTAGTTGGAAGTACCCATCAAAAGAATGCGCTTTTTTTGCTGAGCATTTCAATGGAGTATCCAATCATTTAAGATCTCGCGATACTTCATTTGTTGCTGTCTCAAATGTAGATATTAACAAAATAACAGCCTTTTCTCGACGAATGTCATGGAACTTTAAGTGGGTTTCCTCGTTAGGGAGTGATTTTAATTACGATTTAAATTTATCACGATCTGAAAAAATGGGATTTGACCCCATCTCCTATAATTTTGATAATAATTTGTGTTATGGTGATGAGGTTTTTGGTATTAGTATCTATTTTATGGATGAAAAAAGTAATATTTTTTGCACATATGCGACTTTTGCTAGAGGTGTTGAGGTTGTTAATACAACCTATAATTTATTAGATTTAACACCATTAGGCAGAGATGAGGAACAATTAGCATATCCTTTGGCTTGGCTAAATTTTAAAGATTTATATTCCTTTTGTAAAAAAAATGTAAAATAA
- the rmuC gene encoding DNA recombination protein RmuC — MLSYIIFFIVFITTSVIFLYQIKHYINKFNNAMSLLSELKENKMIEVNSLEVDLATLKQQNNQSQEMILLLQKEKKDLVLQCEENINKYNAQKEQYDIIKTTYTNEKKHFEEQLQQLKDIKTQTKLEFQNIANSILEQNSKSFESTSSQSLKHIVNPIQEELSKFKNRLDAIHTEESKQRVELKTQLELLQQLNQNITQQTHDLTVALKGEKKTQGNWGELVLENVLENAGLTLGTDYEREVSFNTESGKKRPDVVVFLPQNKHIIIDAKTSLNAYTDFVNQDDQILRDLAIKKHILAIKDRIKELSNKQYWELPNIKTPEVVIMFIPVESAYVEAIKHEPNIFQEALNKNILVTTPTTLLTSLNIVKQLWQFEQQSKNSAELAKRAQLFHKKLSSFLGNIELVGASINKTRETYDKVISQLYTGQGNLIKQANEFKELGVAVQTELPKSLVEKSKIEIERLKGIDS, encoded by the coding sequence ATGTTAAGTTACATCATTTTTTTTATAGTATTTATTACCACCTCTGTAATTTTTCTTTATCAAATTAAACACTATATCAATAAGTTTAATAATGCCATGTCCTTATTGAGTGAATTAAAAGAAAATAAAATGATTGAAGTTAATAGTCTTGAAGTGGATTTAGCAACTCTTAAACAACAAAATAATCAATCTCAAGAAATGATATTATTACTTCAAAAAGAAAAAAAAGATTTAGTTTTACAGTGTGAAGAAAATATCAACAAATACAACGCTCAAAAAGAGCAATATGATATTATAAAAACAACTTATACGAATGAAAAAAAACATTTTGAAGAACAATTACAGCAACTTAAAGATATTAAAACGCAAACTAAATTAGAGTTTCAAAATATTGCAAATAGCATTTTAGAACAAAATTCAAAATCATTTGAAAGCACGAGCTCACAATCACTTAAACACATAGTTAACCCTATACAAGAGGAACTAAGTAAGTTTAAAAATAGATTAGATGCAATTCACACCGAAGAATCAAAACAAAGAGTTGAATTAAAGACTCAACTGGAGCTCTTACAACAGTTAAATCAAAATATAACTCAACAGACTCATGATTTGACAGTCGCCTTAAAAGGAGAAAAAAAGACACAAGGTAATTGGGGCGAACTAGTTCTTGAAAATGTTCTGGAGAATGCAGGATTAACTCTTGGTACAGACTATGAGAGAGAAGTAAGTTTCAATACAGAGTCGGGGAAAAAAAGACCCGATGTGGTTGTTTTTTTACCTCAGAATAAACATATAATTATTGATGCTAAAACGTCTCTAAATGCATATACTGATTTCGTAAATCAGGACGACCAAATCTTGCGAGATCTAGCCATAAAAAAACATATTTTAGCTATTAAAGATCGCATAAAAGAACTATCTAATAAACAATATTGGGAGTTACCAAACATAAAAACACCCGAAGTTGTTATTATGTTTATTCCTGTTGAGTCTGCATATGTTGAGGCTATCAAACATGAACCTAATATTTTTCAAGAAGCTTTAAATAAAAATATTTTAGTGACTACACCAACTACACTTTTAACTAGTTTGAATATTGTAAAGCAACTATGGCAATTTGAACAACAATCCAAAAATTCAGCAGAGTTAGCTAAAAGAGCCCAATTGTTTCATAAAAAATTATCTAGTTTTTTGGGTAATATAGAATTAGTTGGTGCCTCTATCAATAAAACAAGAGAAACTTATGATAAAGTAATAAGTCAATTGTATACAGGTCAAGGTAATTTAATAAAACAGGCAAACGAATTCAAGGAATTAGGCGTAGCAGTGCAAACAGAACTTCCAAAATCATTGGTTGAAAAGTCTAAAATTGAAATAGAAAGACTTAAAGGAATTGATTCCTAA
- a CDS encoding cation:proton antiporter, translating into MSLENISLILSSLALVGFLCQWVSWKFQVPSILLLLLLGLFLGPFSNILQPDLLFGDLLFPVVSLSVAIILFEGSLTLNFKELKGAGQTVRSMVSWGAIISWILTSCATHYILNFSWSLAILFGSLTVVTGPTVIAPLLRTVKPQSNLAKILRWEGILIDPIGALFVVIIYEFIMSSSELHSLKVFSIIIMIGIFMGIISGIILAHILRKNYLPEYLHSFAVLTFVLMVFSLSNMIENEAGLLSVTILGMWLANTKEVDIKHILHFKENLTILLISGLFLILASRIQLSDFSTLGWNALFVLIFIQFISRPLSIFISTIRSTLNFKEKLFLSWVAPRGIVAAAISALFSIKLVSIQVENAELIVPLTFLVIIGTVVLQSITARPIAKLLGVAEPSPHGFLVIGANEFARMLALAIKKYDYKVILTDSNWDYIRDARMAGFETYYGNPTSSHADEYLNLIGIGSAISVTSDEHFNLIASNKFIDNFSKNNVYALIEKKELSEYKNKHKSASQYRGQFMLNNLSYQKILTAIKKGAAIRHTKISETFTVENYLENYVNKVIPLFIVDKENNIKILGLNDILTTEPGSTIVALINDK; encoded by the coding sequence ATGTCACTCGAAAACATCTCTTTAATTTTATCATCTTTAGCTTTAGTTGGTTTTCTTTGTCAATGGGTATCGTGGAAATTTCAAGTTCCTTCCATTTTATTATTATTATTATTGGGTTTATTCCTCGGTCCTTTCTCAAATATACTACAACCAGACTTATTATTTGGTGACTTGCTATTTCCTGTGGTATCACTGTCAGTTGCAATAATATTATTTGAAGGAAGTTTAACGCTGAACTTCAAAGAACTAAAAGGTGCCGGCCAAACAGTTCGTTCTATGGTAAGTTGGGGGGCAATAATTAGTTGGATCTTAACGAGCTGTGCAACGCACTATATCCTAAACTTTAGTTGGTCACTTGCTATTTTATTCGGTAGTTTAACCGTTGTTACTGGCCCAACAGTAATTGCTCCTTTATTGAGAACAGTGAAGCCTCAATCCAACCTAGCTAAAATTCTCAGATGGGAAGGTATATTAATTGACCCTATTGGTGCCCTATTTGTTGTTATTATTTACGAATTTATCATGTCAAGTAGTGAGCTTCACAGCCTAAAGGTATTTTCTATCATTATCATGATTGGTATATTCATGGGTATCATAAGCGGAATAATTCTAGCTCATATACTTAGAAAAAATTACCTACCTGAATACCTTCATTCTTTTGCTGTTTTAACGTTTGTCTTGATGGTCTTTAGCCTATCAAATATGATTGAAAATGAGGCCGGGTTATTGTCCGTTACAATTTTAGGAATGTGGCTAGCTAATACTAAAGAGGTGGATATCAAACATATTCTTCACTTTAAAGAGAACTTGACGATCTTGCTTATTAGTGGATTATTTTTAATTTTAGCTTCAAGAATTCAATTATCTGATTTTAGCACTCTTGGTTGGAACGCTTTATTCGTACTCATTTTTATACAGTTTATATCTCGTCCTCTATCAATATTTATTTCAACTATCAGAAGCACCCTTAATTTCAAAGAAAAGCTGTTTTTATCCTGGGTTGCTCCAAGAGGAATTGTCGCAGCTGCAATATCTGCCCTTTTTTCCATTAAACTAGTATCAATTCAAGTTGAAAATGCAGAATTAATTGTACCACTGACCTTCTTAGTCATTATTGGTACAGTTGTTCTGCAGAGTATTACAGCAAGACCGATAGCTAAATTATTAGGAGTTGCTGAACCTTCACCTCATGGGTTTTTAGTAATTGGTGCAAATGAATTTGCGCGTATGCTTGCTTTAGCTATAAAAAAATATGATTACAAGGTTATATTGACTGACTCTAACTGGGATTATATTAGGGATGCAAGAATGGCTGGCTTTGAAACTTACTATGGAAATCCAACCTCAAGCCATGCTGATGAGTATTTAAATTTGATTGGAATTGGCTCAGCAATATCAGTCACATCGGATGAGCATTTTAATTTAATTGCCAGTAACAAATTTATTGATAATTTTAGTAAAAATAATGTCTATGCACTCATTGAAAAAAAGGAATTGAGCGAATATAAAAATAAACATAAATCAGCTAGCCAGTATCGGGGTCAGTTTATGTTAAATAACCTAAGTTATCAAAAAATATTAACTGCAATCAAAAAAGGAGCTGCTATTAGACACACTAAAATAAGTGAAACATTTACAGTTGAAAATTACCTTGAAAATTATGTAAATAAAGTGATTCCACTTTTTATTGTAGACAAAGAAAACAATATTAAAATTTTAGGTCTAAATGATATCCTTACCACCGAACCAGGTTCTACTATAGTTGCCTTAATTAACGATAAATAA
- a CDS encoding MFS transporter, which produces MSKKIAFLTSSIILFEWIELILYLYLGTIFSQYFLGNNAESLIYIYAIFAISYLGRPIGGLVFGYFSDKYGRKGPLLMSSLLVGVSTLSISLIPSFENISWYAPIFLLLARFIQSIAVSGEFNNASIYLLEHSQDKKTFASCLPATAASAGMLVALALSYLIGNSTNIYLWKYVYFILGLMSIIIFFLRKNLSESPEYLKSFSSTSTKSIWRTLLQYKKELFQLIFLGSFLSIFIYIYNGLFMSYIAPTLNYSANNSKLIMAFTQLCVTLLIPIIALYAEKRNYRVILKSTIPLIGLMSLCLFYGALLGNSNIVVIGLILYILGNASISATIFRYLAENLPTEVRCTGCSFTYSLAVAFLGSTAPLLGELMIQKHSLLGPAYYICTFTFIAYLCVNLKDRIKA; this is translated from the coding sequence ATGTCTAAAAAGATAGCTTTTTTAACCTCGAGTATTATTTTATTTGAATGGATTGAGTTAATTTTATATTTATATTTAGGAACCATATTTAGCCAATATTTTCTCGGTAATAACGCTGAAAGTCTTATATATATTTATGCTATATTTGCAATTTCTTATTTAGGTAGACCTATTGGTGGATTAGTTTTCGGTTACTTTTCTGATAAATATGGAAGAAAAGGTCCTTTATTAATGAGCTCACTACTTGTTGGTGTATCGACATTATCTATTTCTTTAATACCAAGTTTTGAGAATATCTCATGGTATGCACCTATATTTCTATTGTTAGCTAGGTTTATTCAGAGTATTGCAGTATCAGGAGAGTTCAATAATGCTTCCATTTATTTATTGGAGCATTCACAGGACAAAAAAACATTTGCAAGTTGTTTACCAGCTACAGCAGCATCTGCAGGTATGTTGGTAGCTCTTGCTTTATCCTATTTAATAGGTAATAGCACAAACATATATCTATGGAAATATGTTTATTTTATTCTTGGGTTAATGTCTATTATTATTTTTTTCCTACGAAAAAATTTGTCAGAGTCTCCAGAATATTTAAAAAGCTTTAGCTCTACTTCAACAAAAAGTATTTGGAGAACACTGCTCCAATACAAGAAAGAGTTATTTCAATTAATATTTCTTGGTTCTTTTTTGAGTATTTTTATATATATATATAATGGGTTATTTATGAGCTACATAGCTCCAACACTCAATTATTCAGCGAATAATTCAAAATTGATTATGGCATTCACACAATTGTGCGTGACTCTTTTAATTCCAATTATTGCATTGTATGCTGAAAAAAGAAATTATAGAGTTATCCTCAAATCGACAATTCCATTAATAGGACTTATGAGCTTGTGTTTATTTTATGGGGCACTATTAGGAAATTCAAACATTGTTGTGATAGGTTTGATATTGTATATTTTAGGAAATGCATCGATTTCTGCTACCATTTTTCGTTATTTAGCTGAAAATTTACCTACTGAAGTACGATGCACTGGATGCAGTTTTACATATAGTCTGGCTGTGGCTTTTTTAGGAAGTACAGCTCCTTTATTGGGAGAGTTAATGATTCAAAAACACTCTCTACTAGGTCCTGCTTATTATATATGTACATTTACTTTCATAGCATACCTTTGTGTCAATTTAAAAGATCGTATAAAAGCTTAA
- a CDS encoding 1-acylglycerol-3-phosphate O-acyltransferase: protein MIALIRIIAVGIFIVILSLLSFLCLLSPGNPLNTYRFSRGFKVLRYVFNVKIIERLPKKKLPKQYIYISNHQNLYDFVTSPEMLRPNTVTIGKKSILWIPFFGFLYWVTGNILIDRENKQKARESLKKIEDLMQKKNLSFWFFPEGTRSYGKGLLPFKTGAFRMAIATGVPIVPVCVSDSNHIRKNKWNNGTVIAEMLEPIETSEYKITDAKKLANHCHDIMEKNIERLNNEVAKKS from the coding sequence TTGATTGCTCTCATACGTATAATTGCAGTAGGTATATTTATTGTAATTCTATCATTATTAAGTTTTTTATGTTTATTAAGTCCTGGGAACCCTCTTAATACTTATCGATTTTCACGCGGATTTAAAGTATTAAGATACGTTTTTAATGTTAAAATTATTGAAAGATTACCTAAAAAAAAATTACCAAAACAGTATATATATATATCTAATCACCAAAATCTTTATGACTTTGTTACCTCCCCAGAAATGCTAAGGCCTAATACTGTAACCATAGGAAAAAAAAGTATTTTATGGATACCTTTTTTTGGTTTTTTATACTGGGTAACGGGGAATATACTTATAGATCGTGAAAATAAACAGAAAGCTCGTGAGTCATTAAAAAAAATAGAAGATCTGATGCAAAAGAAAAATCTTTCTTTTTGGTTTTTCCCTGAAGGTACAAGAAGCTACGGAAAAGGGTTATTACCTTTTAAAACTGGAGCTTTTAGAATGGCAATTGCTACAGGTGTGCCCATTGTACCCGTGTGCGTAAGCGATTCTAATCATATTAGAAAAAATAAGTGGAATAATGGCACAGTCATTGCTGAAATGTTAGAGCCAATAGAAACTTCAGAATATAAAATAACTGACGCTAAAAAACTAGCTAATCATTGCCATGACATTATGGAAAAAAATATTGAAAGACTAAATAATGAAGTTGCTAAAAAATCATAA
- a CDS encoding DUF5062 family protein — MKKIKNEAQLLKKALEIGMAYANKRGFESLGSEISTKYKIECIYRLLVTDQQITPLAKDQEDGPHMKNKLILWIKRLLPSDHELLK; from the coding sequence ATGAAAAAAATTAAGAATGAGGCTCAACTGTTAAAGAAAGCATTGGAAATAGGCATGGCTTACGCTAACAAGAGAGGTTTTGAATCACTTGGTAGTGAAATTTCCACGAAGTATAAAATTGAATGTATTTATAGATTGTTAGTAACAGATCAACAAATAACGCCATTAGCAAAAGATCAAGAAGATGGGCCTCACATGAAAAATAAGCTGATTTTGTGGATTAAACGCCTTTTACCTTCAGATCATGAATTATTAAAATAA
- a CDS encoding C40 family peptidase produces the protein MTKRLFSRWTLFFCLSILAGCAGTQNNKNLLDSEKNTTHKFSKDEKTNLRKIHSVYSSWHGVPYKYGGTSRRGLDCSSFVQKVYKNAFNINLPRTTKQQVKLGRWIPEETAKVGDLVFFKTGRNTRHVGVYIGNGKFVDSASSTGVTESSLDSYFWRSHFWQFRRVAPI, from the coding sequence ATGACAAAAAGGCTTTTCAGTCGATGGACACTATTTTTTTGTCTATCTATACTTGCTGGATGTGCAGGAACACAAAATAATAAAAACTTACTCGATAGTGAAAAAAATACAACACATAAATTTAGTAAAGATGAAAAAACTAATTTAAGAAAAATTCATTCGGTCTATTCAAGTTGGCATGGTGTACCATATAAATATGGAGGGACTTCAAGACGAGGCTTAGATTGTTCTTCATTTGTTCAAAAAGTTTATAAGAATGCATTTAATATTAATTTACCAAGGACTACGAAACAGCAAGTTAAGTTGGGTCGTTGGATTCCTGAAGAGACAGCTAAGGTGGGCGATCTTGTTTTTTTCAAAACAGGGAGAAATACTCGCCATGTAGGTGTTTATATTGGAAACGGAAAATTTGTTGATTCAGCATCTTCTACAGGCGTCACTGAATCAAGCTTGGATAGTTATTTCTGGAGATCTCATTTTTGGCAATTTAGACGGGTTGCTCCAATTTAA